The genomic segment actggcagTTATCATTTGAATAGACAAACATTGAATGCGTAGTTCACAGCACAATTCAAAAGGAACGACCTTTCTCTCCATGAATGCACCACATACAATTTGGAGTAAATCCTACTTATCCCTCCTCAGGATGTCACGTTTTTATCTGTTACCTTGACTAATGATTTTGGGGTTTTAAGGTCCAAACAAGCTTTAGCAAATGAACTTGAATGGAAGTAAAAGACATGTTGCATGTGATTTCTAATTTTAAGGAGGCATAGgaaaaaggcaaagaaaaataaGTGAAGTGAACATGTCGTTCCTAAGCACTGGTGAAAATAAATGGCACATTCATGTGCTCGGATGGACAGCGTCTCTTATTTAGGGTTGTTCTGTGCTCTTTTTAAGAGTTTTACTTAATTactgttataaaataaagatATATAAAAGGCAAACAAAATCTCATCGGCTCCAGTAAGATACAGTGTCCTTGGATTTTAAACAGAATAACGGAGAATAAATGGTGTTATTACATGAAATTATGTCCTACAGTGTTGCTCTGACACGGTTTCATGTCAGCCTTCAGCTTCACAGAGCTCTGCTGAAGAGGCTTATATCTTGTCACACAGTGACATTGTCCAATGGGTGCTCAGGAGGGCCAaaaaaggacagacagacacaaataaATGATGGGTGGGACTAGAGTGACTGGGCCTTCAAGTAGATGCTACACTTATTGCTTGTAATTAAATTTGTGACAGTTAATGCATTTTCGTGGCAGACTTGTGACCCTCGCCgtgtggagaaaacacacaacgGAATGCCTCAGTGTGACAAGTGaccaggagaggaggaggaggaggaagagggagagtcTTCAAATCAAAAAGTAACAAGTCGATTTTATCTACACGTCTGGCCGTGATGAGCAAATCAGCACTTCCTGTTGACAGATAAAGTTTGGTAGAGAGCTACAATGGCTGCTGTCTTACAGGCAGCTATCCTCCGTGTGTCGTCTGGTATGAACAAAGAGATGACGGCACATAGCGCTCGCCTCAGGAGGGTTACACCTCGCCCAGCGAAGAGGCGACAGACGAGAAAATCCTCTGTAAAGGTTGGATTATTGAGCTACTTGATATGGCCATAGATCTACACTTAAACAGACAGGTTTGATAGATAGTTTGTTCTAAATaacttttttctcttcttttgtacATATTCTGGTTAAAATAGTATTTGAGGAAGACAAGCATTACAGTGTCCTGCAGTGGTGGACCTCACCAGAGTCTGTCAGTCCcccatacacactcacacacgctcacacatgCACGCTACCCCTATGGCATTATGGGAAAAAGGTTTATTTTCCTTTCCCACCTTCCTTCTACTGTATCTTCAAACCCTCTTGATAAAACATGCTGTCTTATTTCCGAGTTTCTGACTCAGCATCATGTCATTTATGCGCAATTGGTTAATACAGTATCATTGTAGAGTATTGTTTTCTCTTGCTATGATAGGACAAAGAGAGGGACATCGTCTTTGCATAAAGACTTCAGCTTCTCTTTCAGACCGTGCACTGTCCTCAAGGATGCGATGCCCTCAGTGGGAGAAGGAGTCTGGGTGGTCAGAAAGGCACCAGCCTTCGTGGAACAGATTCTGTGAATCAAAGCTATCAGATTCACAAGCCTCCCACTGCCACCCTGTCTGCTGCTGTTCACCATCTCAGTCGCGTTGTTGTGTTGTCATGTCTTAAGAGTTTTCTGTCGGGTCGAGGGGAAGTGGCTGCCGTGAAAAGAGGGCGATGGATCCTCTAGGCCGTGCTGGACTTGCCCAGCTCCTCCCTGATAGCtgaggacaaaaacagaaacatggtTGTTACTGACTTGAGATCAGCTTTGACGTGTAAAAACCTACATGAAACTTTAACCCTAGAAAACAACAGCAAATAGAGggatgaaacaggaaaaaaatggctGTGCGGTTGCTCTGTTGTGCTCGATGCAGACTGATATGTGAAGGTTGATTTCTCATGAAGGACTTCATGCTTGTTTCGATAATATTTACCGTCAATGAGCTCTTCTTTTAGTTTTGACAGCTCCTTCCTCATCTCATCCAGAATATCCTGAAAAGCAAAACAAGTCACCCTTCCATAGAAATGTAATCAGACTAAGAGAAGAGTCAGTCTTGTGGACGGTCACATGACATTGAGAAGTCATACCAACAGACTAGTTGGGAGAACAACCAACTGATGAAGGTTGgtccttcatgttctcttttgGGATGCTAATCCCTGTGAGATTAGGATTTGAGATTCCCTAATGACAGCAagacattaaaaacatgttttacattaacGCTGTGATCAACACTAAGGGTGACAAAGTAATAAAGACTGACTGAGAGATGTCTTAACAAAATCTGAAGAAGAAACAGTttcataaatcaaattaaatacaaaacattaaatGTCTCCATGATGCTCATATTTCAAAGAACCTGAGTTAATATAAAAGGCAAGTAAAGTTCAAGAAGATCAACCAAAATCTGTCTGTTGTTGATCTCTCTCTATATGCTATGTAGCCTTCAGCTAGAATGTTCTCATCTCATCCAGCATTTTCAGACAGGGTGTGTGTTTATCTAAGAGGTGACAGGAAgttcaaatgaaagaaatgtgtgtAGACCATCGGCTGGAGACTGTGTGATATGTGGTTGCATgaagtattttatgttttatgttatttttacattGAATTATTTAGGACAATGGTTTTGCAGCGAAGATCCAAAAACGTCTCGTGGACTCAGATCCTTCATTTATATATCCATCAACAAGAGGGAATCATTGTTGGTTGGGATAGTAAAACATCCCACCCATATTACACAGGGATGAAATTAGAATTTATCTTACAATCTGTGAACAGGCAGATGGAGATGTCACCTACCTGTTTCAATCTGTCATAGTCAACAGCTTCTGTTGGCACACCATTGGCACTTAAGGATGCAGTAGGTGTAGGAGTGGATTTAGGCCTGCAATGGGAGACAGTGATAGCAAAAATATATCACAGGAGAAGAGGGAAGCCTGAGGTGATCTCTTAACTGGAACTCAACCGTACTAACATCTGGTGACTAAAATCTGGTGGGGAATTATCTCTTCAAGTCaataaatgatgtaaaaacaaactgCTTCTATGATTGGAAATCAAATGCAAGAGAgttctttcttcatctttttttataattgtttcCTATTAGTACAAATTAAACTGATTTCAAAATTGTTGTTAGGAACCAAATCCGGGTCATAGCATTAACACACATACGGGAGAGGGAGGTGATCACTCACCTAGACATGCATATAAACACAAAAGGTCTGAGCAAAGTTTGAAACAAGATGAGAACACGACTTATGTAAATCGATTTCTTCTGTCACATCCTcttacaattcattaaaggtgcagCTTGGCTTCCTGGTACCATTTTTCTCCTTCACACATCTGTAGAAAAGCGATAAGCCAGGAAGACGCCAACAATAAGCAAAGAGACCCCGTTGATGCAGCTGCAGTGAGAAAACTCGCCGCTCTATGCAAGTCATCAGCAGCAAAGCTCACACAGCAGCCAATTGCTTTTTCAGAGgaagtgaaacaggaagtgaaagaaaaggaaatgaggTCGGCAGCAGGTTTCTCATTAGTGATGGACTCGGTTGGATAAAAGCTCTCAAACGATGAGGATAATTATTATGTGGGAGAAATTTCTAAGCTCAGGCTTGAAAAGAGACAATCTTTTATGGTTGGAGTTAATTTAAATATCATTTACACAAATTATAAATTAGTTATTTCTTTACAGAGAAAatggtttttacatttatttcagggacttgaaaatattttttaacaaagcAAAAACGTTTCAAGTACTTTTAATAAACTGGAATAGAAGATGCCCATCTGGTATCATCTGTCATGCATGTgggtgcgcgcacacacacacacgcacacacaaactcactgtAGTTGCACAAGTACGCACCTACACCCAGTGAGCCCTTATCTGGGTACGCCTGTTGCCTCTGCTCTGGCTCTACTATGATAATGCCATACTGTGACTACTCTGAGCTGGGCGTACCCCCGTTTTCATGTCTGGGTGTGTGATATGGTGGTTGCACACTGTGTGACGCACTAATATGGATTTCctttttctgaagaaaaaatgaaaacaatttgcAGAGCAGCATGCAAAATTCAGGACTGGGTCGCGGGAGGAACTCAACAGGCAGGCAGTGACTGTTTTAGGAAACAACACATGGccacaagtaaaaaaacaaaacaaaacaaaaaaaataagacaaagcTAGGACCCATAGATTGGTAAATTTAGAATAGAAAAGAGGGACAACACAGGATTCATTCCAAACATCTTGTACAAGCATTTGAAAATAACTCCTCTCCAGCAAAACCAAGTCCAGCACAGCAAACCTcgcttggaaaaaaaaaggagactgTTTTCAAGAAAAAAGATTTCTCAAAATATCCAGCGCCTTTCTCTATACCTGTTGGAGGATTCTGCTCCCAAGGCATTTCTCCACGGAGACTCTCGTCTGTGTGAGCAGCAGAGACACTGACTTAACAAATTATAGCGTAGAATTATCTGTATGACCACGGGTCAGTGACGCCCAAACTGATTTATCCTTCTTGTAAATATCCAGATGTTTAAACCCACAATAAAATCTTTTAAGCTCTTTCTATATCTTGAGATGTTCGGAAGGCAAAGTgtgaaaatgtatgttttcCGGGTCATCCCTGTCGTCAAACGTGCACATGAAGGCATAATTAAGCTTTAGTGATGTTAGCCAGTGCTAAACGGCCCCAGCAGTGCATCATGCTAAAGCTAGCTGATGCTAATGCTTCAATAGGGTCTCTTTTTTTCACGGGAAAAGTGAAGTTTAGTAGCATCACTGCTGGCAATGGAATGGGCAATTtgacaaaatatattcaaacaaaataaaacttactAAAAACATAGACGATATGTAATTTAATTAAAGCGCAGCCACAACTGACAAAGCAGAAGTTAAATACACGTGAAGACGGTGGGTGGTGTACCTTCCGATAACTGGAGATTTGCTACCGTTCATGGTGTTTGTTCTTTCCCATGGCTTTCTGGGCatgtctggagaaaaaaaaataacataaaaacaggacaaattttaacaaaaaacaatttgctTTGTAAATTATAAGACAAAGTAAGTTTTTTAAGTTTTCAGCAGATTTGCTGAAAACTGTAAACCTGATGAATTCTGTTCTAACTTTGATCTCCGTCACCAGAAGGAAGATACATTTGAAATTCTGCTGTTGTTGGTGGAGCTTCCTTGGTGTGTCGGTTCTCTCTTGACACTCACCTGGTGTGCTACAGGCTGACACTTTAGGGGTTGTGTTAATCTCGCCCTCCTCCTGTTggacagaggtcaaaggtcagagaggAGAATGACACTCATGAGGTAATGATCAAAGATCATGGATATCTtattgaaaacagaaaacaataagAAGGACTTATGTTTTCCATTGATGATACAACAGTCATCTTTGGATGGAGtataaaatttaacaaaaatacattttactgaggtgtacaagcaaaccttggtttttgaacgctttagacatcgaacaaatcggaattcgaccaaaaaattcagaatttttttgtcttagaagtcaaacaaaatttggaagtcgaacgcgaaacaaatgCCTTTTGggggcgaccgtggctcagtggtagagcgggtcgtccagtgattcaagatcggcagtttgattcccgccCCTGTCAaatcatttgtcgttgtgtccttgggctagacactttaccctccttgcctccagtggggcactcgccggtgtgtgaatgtgtgtgattgttgcgctggtggtcggaggggccgtaggcgcagactggcagccacgcctccgtcagtctgccccagggcgtctgtggctacacacgtagtctaccatcaccaagtatgagtGAGGAATatatgaataatggatccaatgtaaagcgtctttgagtgtcaagaaaagtgctatataaatcgaattattattattattattattattatgatgatgattattatttcttgccgccaagcgcgagaaaaggcgagaaaagtcgagagaaacgTGACggcaatgtgctttttcttttagtttactgtattcaataatttttcacttaatttgcagtCCATTGCCTATGGTGCGAGTTACGGTACTGTAAACTTCTgcccaaaagacgacggtaactcgtaccttaggctaacctgattacgtcgatgttttcttctttctttctcgtgtttgcttctttcttttacatttctttgatatgtttcattactatacaatctgatatataaatgacattatgaaataacatattatgttgaaaaaaggtagttttctagtgtcttggaacggattaagataatttacattatttgcaatgggaaaaatgtatttggaattcgaacaaattggtattcgaacagccttccggaatgaattgtggttggaaaccgaggtttgtcTGTACGTCATAAACTACTGTCATGTGCATGCTATGGAATTTTGTAATAGTAAGAAATTGACTCAGCAACTGTTTCCAtgtgagaaatgttttttttaatatagtgaATATGAGAAGTATGCACCCTGGAGCAAAATGAAAGGTAGCCAGAGAAACTAAACCCTTTCTGCAGATGTTTCATATGAGGctcctcagaaaaaaaaaggcaaggaGGAAGCCTTTTAATCTGCATCTGCTGATGGTATTGAGTTTTACTGACAATGGGTTACAGCTGAAAAACAATGCAGTGGTGATAACAAAAGACAGCAACCACAGAGAAACTCAGATAAGTAGAATACTGGGTGTGATACCTGCTGATGAAATTGACTTATAAAGACATCAGGTAAGCACATCATCACAGCCTCGAACTAAGATGtgataaaatcacaaatatcaTGTTTATACACtatgacatttttctttgccAGGTCATCATTGTGATTGAAAAGTTGTTCTCAATCAATCTCAcctgattaaataaaattaaagacagGCTTGTGTTATAACACAAGCTTTCTATCACATAGAGCCATGATTGAGGACTGATTTCAGACAGGAATGTGGTGTGTTGGCAGGAAGTAAAGACGTATTGGACCTAAATCAAACACAGGCATGAGAGAAGGCCGAGCAGCTTTGATGACACTCACTGATCTCTGGTCAGGTTCAGGTGAGGAGCCCTTCTCTGCGATTCTTCTCCTATAAGACATGGAGCTCAGGGTCAGGTTCATGTTTAGTCATGTGTTTAAATCATGGAACACAGCGCAAAGCATTTGTGAACTTTCAATGTAAGCATGTCACTCATAGACATTTCTGTGATGTAGCTGCACTAAAGCACAAATCCGTTTTCTGTGTAACACTTCCTTTCATTCTTATCTACTGAGTATATGCAATATAATGTAACATTaatggaatttaaatatttcatccagcaaaataaataacaatgcaatgaaataaaaacaactcaaaATGGGCTGTTTCGACTTTTAGATTATCACAAACATCATTAGTGCAACTGGTGCTAACAATAACATGTGATGTGTCTCTACCTCCTGGCCAATAGGGCACTCATCTCCTCCATaagccctcctcctccaggcagGGGGCCGTTGCCTCTGGCTTCAGATTTGGCCCCTGCGGCCCCTCCAGTCCCCAACATAGCTGCTGCAACAGCTGCCCCTGCCTCATCACTCTGGAGAGAGAAGTGTGTGAAATACAGATTAAAGCCATGGTGGtgaatttaattacattaaaatgcatttattcaaatagatatgtacaaaaataaatgaaggttATGAGATAATAGACTGaatataatgttttttaaagactagcaaattattacattttgtttcttttcaaagaAACATCACAACATTTTTGGAAGACAGGTTGTGCAGAAACATTTTCggtcttttctttgtttgacttattacaaaaaaaaccgcAAAAGGCACAAAATGTGTATTTGTTGATTTTCATGTTGGCCCGTGTGTTAAACACATGGATCGACACACAACGTCTGTCAGCATTACATGTAAACCTCACGAGTCTGAGATGAGCTGTTGacaaatggtgtgtgtgtttcagtgacaGTCATAAGAACATAACGAGTGAAGCCTCATTGTGTCGACAATGTAATATTGAGAAAAAATGGGGTTTTTTGCAAAAGCACTGACAAACAAATGGTGTATGTGTTTACACTGGTCGTCGCGGTTTCTAGAAAGCGATACCAGTTCAGGCTTGAATGATCAGGTCGCCCATTGATCCAAAACCAATCAGGTGCTCACCCTTGGCACTTTGCGCAGTTTGGCTCCAGCAAGGGCAGCAGCCAGACCTGAGACGGGACGGTCTTCTGAATGAGAGAACAGTCCGGCAGGAAGGGGGGGTgctggaggagggggcggggctccgggaggaggaggtgggcccggtggaggagggggtgtcCCGCTTGGAGTTAGTGTTGGAGGGAGCGGTGGGGGAGGCGGTGGAGGAGGGTGGCCGGccggggtggtgggggtggcggCCGGGGTGGCGGCTGCAGAGGTCACAGTGGAAATGGGTGGCAAgggaggtggtgggggaggggtcGGGGTGGTCAAGCCCGGGGTCTGCACCACGTCTGATGGGACAGAGGacaggggggaggggagagacACAAAGACGGAGGATTAGTTTCAGAGAACAAAAACCTGTTGCATCATTTCTTCACATCTTAAATCTGACCCCAGAGCTGCATCTCAGTGTAAACCTGTTAGTAAAGCTGCTGAAAGCTAAATATCACTGCAGCACGACAGAGAGTCTGTCAGGTAAACTTAACAGCTTGACTTGAGCATGTAGTGAAATAATGGTGAACTGTCAAATGAAATTGCAAAATGAACTTGTGACGACTTGTAACATCATAGCCAGTCTGATTAATGCAGTGTCAGTGAGCAGTAGTGACAGCATGTTAAGTTAGACGTAAAAGTGATTGTACCTCTTTATCCCATTAAAAAAACCTACAACGAATATAAAGACAAATATTATACATCTCTTTATAACTTGTTCTGTCTTATCTGGAAGGtacgtctgattggctgagctttAAATAGATAACACAAACTGTTTGGTGtaattagacacacacacacacacacacacacacacacacacacacacacacacacacacacacacacacacacacacaatgacacactcaaaataacacaaagaacaacaaAGGAGCACAGGCAGCTGTTGTATGGAGGCCATCTGAATAGATCTGACTTCTGATCTCATTATAAACACGACCCAGTTacatctgatgatgtcactactATGTCTTTCCCATCACAGAGCTTAAGCTGTGATCAATTGCCTGTGATAGAATGTGACCACATTATGCTGTGATCAATACTAAGCCGGCGTTCTGATGCTCTCAGAATGctggtctggggggggggggggtcaatggggtcaaaggtcattagAACAGCTCTTGTGGCTAAAAAGAGCCAAAGGGGAGTCAGTCAGTGCAGAGGTTGGTGCCGCCCTGATCTATTTGCATATAAATGCTGTTAATATTgtgttgactttatttttataacagATTTATATTCAGTCATTAAAATGACTGACCCTGGAACAGCTTTCACAGGCGAATCACAGACCATTAAAACACCTCTGAGTAACTGAACACTGaccagagacacacagaggacataaacaaatggaaactAAAATATAAGATCAGCAAAGGGATGAAACCTTGGTTGAGAAGGAAACCGATAAAGAAAAATGACCCATGAGCAGGCAGCGGTTGTGTGTCGGCGTCTTTCAGTGATTTGAAGCAACAcaatgacagacacacacacattcacacacaggttGAACTGAAGGACCACAGACACTTTCTATCCAAAAAACAGCCAGCCGGCCGACGCGTCTGAgcagacggacacacacatgcaacatgTTCATGAACAGCAGTGACAGAAGATCCCACAGGAGAGGAGCTGTTAGTGTCAGGAGCGCTCAGTCCACATGGAGGGACTCATTCTGTTACTGGACCCGTTTaaatcccccacccccccgttaGTGTGTGAGtcagagagaagggagagagacggTGAGAAAGACAGACGACAGTCTGGACTGGAGGCCTTACCCTGGGGCTGGGGTTGACAGTTGGAGCCCCACTGAGATGGGTGGGGCTCTGGGCCTGCAGCTGTGTCCCGCTCCCCCGGCCCCGACAGGCCCAGGCCCACGGGGAGGGAGAGGTGTTCAGCAGAGGCGGAGGTGGCAGCGGCTACAGCGGCAGGGGGTGCTGTGGAGGGAGAGGGAGCCAGggatgaggaggggggagaCGAGACGAAGGAGGAAGACGGAGGGTGGGCTatgggggagaggagagggggcgTGGCGGGCGGGGGTGGCGGAGTTGGACAGGCGATGCCGAGAGGGGTGTGGCTGTGTGGGATCGTCACGGGTGAAGGTGCGGGAAACATGGGCGGGCCGTTGGGGGCCGGTGACGGGGGCTTCTGGGTGAGAGGGGAAGGCGCCGCGATGGGGATGAGCGGCCGTGGACCGGCAGCCTTCCCTGGGGGGCTGCTTATCATGACAGGAGGCGAGGGCGGCAGGGGGGTGAAGTTGCAGGCTGACCACACCACAGATTTGGATGGAGGAGGTAGAGCCGGGGCGGGGGCCGGctgaggaggcggggcttgggGAAAGGCTTGTTGACGCCTCGGTACAGTGGCGTAGTGAGGCAGGACCGGATGGAAGGCAGAACCAAGCGAGGTGGCGAATCGGGAGGCGGAATGCCTTAGAGGCGGGGTCgggggggtggtggaggagggCGACGGCACCCCGGGAGCTGGGTAGGTGGGTGCGGATGGAGATACGGGCGTGGAGGACGTCCTGTACTCCTGAGGAGTAGGAGAGTACAGAGTGCTTTCGAAGGCTGAGAGAGCGCCACATGAATGACAAACCAAAGACAAGAGAGCACAGAAGGGAAGGAGCAACGGaaggaagaaagaaggaaacaggaaacagccgTCATGCACACAGTAGGGAAAGACAGCAGGTCAGGATAGAGAGTAGGAAGAAGGGAGGGGCGAGAAAAGAGAAGGGGGCAGATGAAGCAGGAAAAACCAGCACAGAGCTATACCAAAGTCCTATTAGCCATTCTGTATATGTCCAGGACTGAGTGATGCTATGTTAGTGTGTTAGCACGTGGACAGAGCCAGAGACATGAAGCAGTCAtcgtttccatggtaacagaagaggagggggaaacaCTAAGGGGCATTAGTTTAGTCTTGTTGCCTGTGGCAACAGGAATGGGAACCATCATTTAACCCCTAAATGCTGGACTCTCTGCCCGCAGAAAGTTCGGATCTGTATGCCAGTTAAAATCTGTTTAAAGTTAAAATCAGACACTGTCTGAGGAGATGTGAAGTGAGCAACCCACAAATGGGAGGTTTAAAAAAGCAGCCAGTAAATAGTTAGAAGTTAGCCTTTAGCTCATTACCCTCTGAGAAGAGGATGGAAGATGAACAGCGAAGTGATTTCATTGCTTACAAAGCTCtgataaatat from the Antennarius striatus isolate MH-2024 chromosome 19, ASM4005453v1, whole genome shotgun sequence genome contains:
- the enah gene encoding protein enabled homolog isoform X3; the protein is MHRDDEQSICQARAAVMVYDDANKKWVPAGGSTGFSRVHIYHHTGNNAFRVVGRKIQDHQVVINCAIPKGLKYNQATQTFHQWRDARQVYGLNFGSKEDANVFASAMMHALEVLNSQDTGPTLPRQSPQVQNGPTQEEMDQQRRQLQELQKQKEMERERQERERQERERLEREMVERERQERERQELERQEKEAQAERERLERERQEQQERAERELMEREKAERERMEREQQEPLDREQQDWERGRRISNAAFESTLYSPTPQEYRTSSTPVSPSAPTYPAPGVPSPSSTTPPTPPLRHSASRFATSLGSAFHPVLPHYATVPRRQQAFPQAPPPQPAPAPALPPPSKSVVWSACNFTPLPPSPPVMISSPPGKAAGPRPLIPIAAPSPLTQKPPSPAPNGPPMFPAPSPVTIPHSHTPLGIACPTPPPPPATPPLLSPIAHPPSSSFVSSPPSSSLAPSPSTAPPAAVAAATSASAEHLSLPVGLGLSGPGERDTAAGPEPHPSQWGSNCQPQPQDVVQTPGLTTPTPPPPPPLPPISTVTSAAATPAATPTTPAGHPPPPPPPPLPPTLTPSGTPPPPPGPPPPPGAPPPPPAPPLPAGLFSHSEDRPVSGLAAALAGAKLRKVPRSDEAGAAVAAAMLGTGGAAGAKSEARGNGPLPGGGGLMEEMSALLARRRRIAEKGSSPEPDQRSEEGEINTTPKVSACSTPDMPRKPWERTNTMNGSKSPVIGRRESPWRNALGAESSNRPKSTPTPTASLSANGVPTEAVDYDRLKQDILDEMRKELSKLKEELIDAIREELGKSSTA
- the enah gene encoding protein enabled homolog isoform X2; the protein is MTRDSEQSICQARAAVMVYDDANKKWVPAGGSTGFSRVHIYHHTGNNAFRVVGRKIQDHQVVINCAIPKGLKYNQATQTFHQWRDARQVYGLNFGSKEDANVFASAMMHALEVLNSQDTGPTLPRQSPQVQNGPTQEEMDQQRRQLQELQKQKEMERERQERERQERERLEREMVERERQERERQELERQEKEAQAERERLERERQEQQERAERELMEREKAERERMEREQQEPLDREQQDWERGRRISNAAFESTLYSPTPQEYRTSSTPVSPSAPTYPAPGVPSPSSTTPPTPPLRHSASRFATSLGSAFHPVLPHYATVPRRQQAFPQAPPPQPAPAPALPPPSKSVVWSACNFTPLPPSPPVMISSPPGKAAGPRPLIPIAAPSPLTQKPPSPAPNGPPMFPAPSPVTIPHSHTPLGIACPTPPPPPATPPLLSPIAHPPSSSFVSSPPSSSLAPSPSTAPPAAVAAATSASAEHLSLPVGLGLSGPGERDTAAGPEPHPSQWGSNCQPQPQDVVQTPGLTTPTPPPPPPLPPISTVTSAAATPAATPTTPAGHPPPPPPPPLPPTLTPSGTPPPPPGPPPPPGAPPPPPAPPLPAGLFSHSEDRPVSGLAAALAGAKLRKVPRSDEAGAAVAAAMLGTGGAAGAKSEARGNGPLPGGGGLMEEMSALLARRRRIAEKGSSPEPDQRSEEGEINTTPKVSACSTPDMPRKPWERTNTMNGSKSPVIGRRESPWRNALGAESSNRPKSTPTPTASLSANGVPTEAVDYDRLKQDILDEMRKELSKLKEELIDAIREELGKSSTA
- the enah gene encoding protein enabled homolog isoform X6 is translated as MQIQSSSPQSKASGFILSQRCVLSSKMEIHREQSICQARAAVMVYDDANKKWVPAGGSTGFSRVHIYHHTGNNAFRVVGRKIQDHQVVINCAIPKGLKYNQATQTFHQWRDARQVYGLNFGSKEDANVFASAMMHALEVLNSQDTGPTLPRQSPQVQNGPTQEEMDQQRRQLQELQKQKEMERERQERERQERERLEREMVERERQERERQELERQEKEAQAERERLERERQEQQERAERELMEREKAERERMEREQQEPLDREQQDWERGRRISNAAPPAAVAAATSASAEHLSLPVGLGLSGPGERDTAAGPEPHPSQWGSNCQPQPQDVVQTPGLTTPTPPPPPPLPPISTVTSAAATPAATPTTPAGHPPPPPPPPLPPTLTPSGTPPPPPGPPPPPGAPPPPPAPPLPAGLFSHSEDRPVSGLAAALAGAKLRKVPRSDEAGAAVAAAMLGTGGAAGAKSEARGNGPLPGGGGLMEEMSALLARRRRIAEKGSSPEPDQRSEEGEINTTPKVSACSTPDMPRKPWERTNTMNGSKSPVIGRPKSTPTPTASLSANGVPTEAVDYDRLKQDILDEMRKELSKLKEELIDAIREELGKSSTA
- the enah gene encoding protein enabled homolog isoform X1, with translation MQIQSSSPQSKASGFILSQRCVLSSKMEIHREQSICQARAAVMVYDDANKKWVPAGGSTGFSRVHIYHHTGNNAFRVVGRKIQDHQVVINCAIPKGLKYNQATQTFHQWRDARQVYGLNFGSKEDANVFASAMMHALEVLNSQDTGPTLPRQSPQVQNGPTQEEMDQQRRQLQELQKQKEMERERQERERQERERLEREMVERERQERERQELERQEKEAQAERERLERERQEQQERAERELMEREKAERERMEREQQEPLDREQQDWERGRRISNAAFESTLYSPTPQEYRTSSTPVSPSAPTYPAPGVPSPSSTTPPTPPLRHSASRFATSLGSAFHPVLPHYATVPRRQQAFPQAPPPQPAPAPALPPPSKSVVWSACNFTPLPPSPPVMISSPPGKAAGPRPLIPIAAPSPLTQKPPSPAPNGPPMFPAPSPVTIPHSHTPLGIACPTPPPPPATPPLLSPIAHPPSSSFVSSPPSSSLAPSPSTAPPAAVAAATSASAEHLSLPVGLGLSGPGERDTAAGPEPHPSQWGSNCQPQPQDVVQTPGLTTPTPPPPPPLPPISTVTSAAATPAATPTTPAGHPPPPPPPPLPPTLTPSGTPPPPPGPPPPPGAPPPPPAPPLPAGLFSHSEDRPVSGLAAALAGAKLRKVPRSDEAGAAVAAAMLGTGGAAGAKSEARGNGPLPGGGGLMEEMSALLARRRRIAEKGSSPEPDQRSEEGEINTTPKVSACSTPDMPRKPWERTNTMNGSKSPVIGRRESPWRNALGAESSNRPKSTPTPTASLSANGVPTEAVDYDRLKQDILDEMRKELSKLKEELIDAIREELGKSSTA
- the enah gene encoding protein enabled homolog isoform X4, with amino-acid sequence MSEQSICQARAAVMVYDDANKKWVPAGGSTGFSRVHIYHHTGNNAFRVVGRKIQDHQVVINCAIPKGLKYNQATQTFHQWRDARQVYGLNFGSKEDANVFASAMMHALEVLNSQDTGPTLPRQSPQVQNGPTQEEMDQQRRQLQELQKQKEMERERQERERQERERLEREMVERERQERERQELERQEKEAQAERERLERERQEQQERAERELMEREKAERERMEREQQEPLDREQQDWERGRRISNAAFESTLYSPTPQEYRTSSTPVSPSAPTYPAPGVPSPSSTTPPTPPLRHSASRFATSLGSAFHPVLPHYATVPRRQQAFPQAPPPQPAPAPALPPPSKSVVWSACNFTPLPPSPPVMISSPPGKAAGPRPLIPIAAPSPLTQKPPSPAPNGPPMFPAPSPVTIPHSHTPLGIACPTPPPPPATPPLLSPIAHPPSSSFVSSPPSSSLAPSPSTAPPAAVAAATSASAEHLSLPVGLGLSGPGERDTAAGPEPHPSQWGSNCQPQPQDVVQTPGLTTPTPPPPPPLPPISTVTSAAATPAATPTTPAGHPPPPPPPPLPPTLTPSGTPPPPPGPPPPPGAPPPPPAPPLPAGLFSHSEDRPVSGLAAALAGAKLRKVPRSDEAGAAVAAAMLGTGGAAGAKSEARGNGPLPGGGGLMEEMSALLARRRRIAEKGSSPEPDQRSEEGEINTTPKVSACSTPDMPRKPWERTNTMNGSKSPVIGRRESPWRNALGAESSNRPKSTPTPTASLSANGVPTEAVDYDRLKQDILDEMRKELSKLKEELIDAIREELGKSSTA